The following are from one region of the Theropithecus gelada isolate Dixy chromosome 6, Tgel_1.0, whole genome shotgun sequence genome:
- the LOC112625782 gene encoding high mobility group protein HMG-I/HMG-Y-like: MSESSSKSSQPLASKQEKDGTEKRGRGRPRKQPPKEPSEVPTPKRPRGRPKGSKNKGAAKTRKTTTTPGRKPRGRPKKLEKEEEEGISQESSEEEQ; the protein is encoded by the coding sequence ATGAGCGAGTCGAGCTCGAAGTCCAGCCAGCCCTTGGCCTCCAAGCAGGAAAAGGACGGCACTGAGAAGCGGGGCCGGGGCAGGCCGCGCAAGCAGCCTCCGAAGGAGCCCAGCGAAGTGCCAACACCTAAGAGACCTCGGGGCCGACCAAAGGGAAGCAAAAACAAGGGTGCTGCCAAGACCCGGAAAACCACCACAACTCCAGGAAGGAAACCAAGGGGCAGACCCAAAaaactggagaaggaggaagaggagggcatCTCGCAGGAATCCTCGGAGGAGGAGCAGTGA